One part of the Brevundimonas subvibrioides ATCC 15264 genome encodes these proteins:
- a CDS encoding class II 3-deoxy-7-phosphoheptulonate synthase produces the protein MTMRWTPESWRNKPVVHMPTDYPDVRELQRVEDELRALPPLVFAGEARTLTAKLADVEAGKAFLLQGGDCAESFKEFSTDNIRDTFRLLLQMAVVLTFAGRKPVVKVGRIAGQFAKPRSSPIEEIDGVTLPSYRGDNINGSAFTPEERVPDPQRLLKAYNQSASTLNLLRAFAGGGYADLYNIHRWTQGFADHGIGAQYRELADKIAEALAFMEAVGVTPETHPDLSRVEVFTSHEALLLNVESALTRLDGGTGEWFDTSAHMLWIGERTRQLDGAHVEFMRGIRNPIGVKCGPTMEADDLLPLIDALNPDNISGRLTLIGRFGHDKVGKRLPGLMRAVKAAGKKVIWSIDPMHGNTLMAASGYKTRPFDRILGEVKGFIDVAESEGVHPGGVHLEMTGQNVTECIGGAQAVSEDDLSSRYHTHCDPRLNADQALELAFLVAERLKSGRLNQSRAA, from the coding sequence ATGACCATGCGCTGGACCCCTGAATCCTGGAGAAACAAGCCCGTCGTGCACATGCCGACGGACTATCCGGACGTGCGCGAGCTTCAGCGCGTCGAGGACGAATTGCGGGCCCTGCCGCCGCTGGTCTTCGCCGGAGAAGCCCGGACGCTGACAGCCAAGCTGGCCGACGTGGAGGCGGGCAAGGCCTTCCTGCTGCAGGGCGGCGACTGCGCCGAGAGCTTCAAGGAGTTCTCGACCGACAACATCCGCGACACCTTCCGCCTGCTGCTGCAGATGGCGGTGGTCCTGACCTTCGCGGGTCGCAAGCCCGTGGTGAAGGTCGGCCGGATCGCCGGCCAGTTCGCCAAGCCGCGCAGTTCGCCCATCGAGGAGATCGATGGCGTGACCCTGCCGTCCTATCGCGGCGACAACATCAACGGCTCGGCCTTCACGCCCGAAGAGCGGGTGCCCGATCCCCAGCGGTTGCTGAAGGCCTACAACCAGTCGGCCTCGACTCTGAACCTGCTGCGCGCCTTCGCGGGCGGCGGCTATGCCGACCTGTACAACATCCATCGCTGGACCCAGGGCTTCGCCGACCACGGCATCGGAGCCCAGTATCGCGAACTGGCCGACAAGATCGCCGAGGCCCTGGCCTTCATGGAGGCGGTCGGCGTTACGCCCGAGACACACCCCGACCTGAGCCGCGTCGAGGTCTTCACCTCGCACGAGGCCCTCCTGCTGAACGTCGAGAGCGCCCTGACGCGGCTGGATGGCGGCACGGGCGAGTGGTTCGATACCTCGGCGCACATGCTGTGGATCGGCGAACGGACCCGCCAGCTGGACGGGGCCCACGTCGAGTTCATGCGCGGCATCCGGAACCCGATCGGCGTGAAGTGCGGCCCGACCATGGAGGCCGACGACCTGCTGCCCCTGATCGACGCGCTGAATCCCGACAATATCTCGGGTCGCCTGACCCTGATCGGACGCTTCGGTCACGACAAGGTCGGCAAGCGGCTGCCCGGCCTGATGCGGGCGGTGAAGGCGGCGGGCAAGAAGGTGATCTGGTCGATCGACCCGATGCACGGCAACACCCTGATGGCCGCCAGTGGCTACAAGACCCGGCCGTTCGACCGGATCCTGGGCGAGGTGAAGGGCTTCATCGACGTGGCCGAATCGGAAGGCGTCCATCCCGGCGGCGTCCACCTGGAGATGACCGGCCAGAACGTCACCGAGTGCATCGGCGGGGCCCAGGCCGTGTCCGAGGACGACCTGTCCAGCCGCTATCATACCCATTGCGATCCGCGCCTGAACGCCGACCAGGCGCTGGAGCTGGCCTTCCTGGTGGCCGAGCGGCTCAAGAGCGGACGGCTGAATCAGTCGCGCGCGGCGTGA
- a CDS encoding prephenate dehydratase domain-containing protein: MTEAAIGRPAGDDRGGRTAFQGAPGAFSHEACVELRPWDEHVPFETFEDAIAAVKSGACDCALIPVENSTIGDVEPAATLVRTSGLAVVGEAWRPIRMALMALDGVELDELRTVASHPIALAQCSGKLTALNLTMVEAFDTAGAARDVSEAGDRTRAALAPVAAAEVYGLSILRLDLQDSADNRTRFVLLAREAG; this comes from the coding sequence GTGACCGAGGCCGCGATCGGGCGGCCGGCCGGCGACGACCGGGGCGGCCGCACGGCCTTCCAGGGCGCGCCTGGCGCCTTCAGCCACGAGGCCTGCGTCGAGCTGCGTCCCTGGGATGAACACGTCCCGTTCGAGACGTTCGAGGACGCCATCGCCGCGGTGAAGTCGGGGGCCTGCGACTGCGCGCTGATCCCGGTCGAGAACTCCACCATCGGCGATGTCGAACCGGCCGCGACCCTGGTCAGGACCTCCGGCCTCGCCGTCGTGGGCGAGGCCTGGCGGCCCATCCGCATGGCCCTGATGGCGCTCGACGGCGTCGAGCTCGACGAGCTGCGGACCGTGGCCAGCCACCCGATCGCCCTGGCCCAGTGCTCCGGCAAGCTGACCGCGCTCAACCTGACGATGGTCGAGGCGTTCGACACGGCCGGGGCTGCCCGCGACGTGTCCGAGGCGGGGGACCGCACGCGCGCTGCCCTGGCACCGGTCGCTGCGGCGGAGGTCTACGGACTGTCGATCCTGCGTCTCGATCTTCAGGATTCCGCCGATAACCGCACGCGATTTGTTCTCCTGGCCCGCGAGGCGGGTTGA
- a CDS encoding chorismate mutase has protein sequence MPKTNLQPVWPDMTPQDLSPEQMALAALRAEIDSVDDQLLALFQRRLDIAARVGLAKDAPHGPHTKLRPDREQTVLSRMLARAEPGYADAVEGLWREIVGWGLARQGQLQVQVWAPTDPTRAFDGARHRFGAAAAIRMVRDPQAALAFAAEGRGVAVLAINTDDPWWLGLRRDWSSLSVFDGFGQTGGQPTSLAVGKIDPAALPRGRSVIVTAGGDAGDGGGARRWGLNTHHGWTLALTDAALTPGDAEGCVGAIG, from the coding sequence ATGCCGAAAACCAACCTCCAGCCCGTCTGGCCCGACATGACCCCGCAAGACCTGTCCCCCGAGCAGATGGCGCTGGCCGCGCTGCGCGCCGAGATCGACAGCGTCGACGACCAGCTTCTTGCCCTGTTCCAGCGCCGTCTGGACATCGCCGCCAGGGTCGGTCTCGCCAAGGACGCGCCGCACGGCCCCCACACCAAGCTGCGGCCCGACCGCGAGCAGACCGTCCTCAGCCGGATGCTGGCCAGGGCCGAGCCCGGCTATGCCGATGCGGTCGAAGGTCTGTGGCGCGAGATCGTGGGCTGGGGTCTGGCGCGCCAGGGCCAGCTGCAGGTCCAGGTCTGGGCCCCGACCGATCCGACACGGGCCTTCGACGGGGCCCGGCACCGCTTCGGTGCGGCGGCCGCCATCCGCATGGTGCGGGACCCGCAGGCCGCCCTGGCCTTCGCCGCTGAGGGCAGGGGCGTGGCCGTGCTGGCGATCAACACCGACGATCCCTGGTGGCTGGGCCTGCGCCGCGACTGGTCCTCGCTGAGCGTGTTCGACGGGTTCGGCCAGACCGGCGGTCAGCCGACGTCCCTGGCGGTCGGCAAGATCGATCCGGCTGCTCTGCCCAGGGGGCGCAGCGTGATCGTCACGGCCGGGGGCGATGCCGGTGACGGCGGCGGCGCGCGCCGCTGGGGTCTGAACACCCACCACGGCTGGACCCTGGCCCTGACCGACGCCGCGCTGACGCCCGGCGACGCCGAGGGCTGCGTCGGGGCGATCGGCTAG
- a CDS encoding cytochrome c has translation MSRAIATIAAASVAALLTACQPTAEAESSAQAVSGPHVVAATDIEAGRYIVLVGGCNDCHTPAYARTGGTEPPESEWLKGSTEGHTGPWGTSYGKNLRLTVAGMTEDEWVEKLATGSSLPPMPWPSVKAMSEADKRAVYRYIKALPGDAGQPAPAPLPPGVAPPGPPAV, from the coding sequence ATGTCGCGTGCCATCGCAACCATCGCTGCGGCATCGGTCGCAGCCCTGCTCACCGCCTGCCAGCCGACGGCGGAGGCCGAGAGCTCGGCCCAGGCCGTCAGCGGTCCACATGTCGTCGCCGCCACGGACATCGAAGCCGGGCGCTACATCGTTCTGGTCGGCGGCTGCAACGACTGCCACACCCCGGCCTATGCCCGCACGGGCGGGACCGAACCACCCGAAAGCGAGTGGCTCAAGGGCAGCACCGAGGGGCACACCGGCCCGTGGGGCACCAGCTACGGCAAGAACCTTCGCCTGACGGTCGCCGGTATGACCGAGGACGAGTGGGTCGAAAAGCTGGCCACGGGCTCGAGCCTTCCGCCCATGCCCTGGCCCAGCGTCAAGGCCATGTCCGAGGCCGACAAGCGCGCGGTCTATCGCTACATCAAGGCCCTGCCGGGCGATGCGGGCCAGCCGGCCCCCGCCCCCCTGCCCCCCGGGGTCGCCCCGCCCGGACCACCCGCCGTCTGA
- the panC gene encoding pantoate--beta-alanine ligase, which yields MPIARSVDALRTAVRDWRRQGFTVSFVPTMGALHEGHLTLVREAGQRADKVVASVFVNPTQFAAHEDLGTYPRREAEDAALLAGAGCDLLFAPTVGEMYPDGFVTSVAVGGPSQGLETDFRPHFFGGVAVVVAKLLNQVQADVAVFGEKDYQQLMVVRRMARDLDIPTAIVGAPTMRDGHGLALSSRNAYLSEPELDVARCLNGVLAEAAIKAADRRPLAAVERDAYSDLLKAGFERVDYVAVRQADNLAPFPNGVVEAPARILAAAWVGKTRLIDNLAV from the coding sequence ATGCCCATCGCGCGAAGCGTGGATGCGTTGCGTACCGCCGTTCGCGACTGGCGGCGCCAAGGGTTCACCGTGTCTTTCGTGCCGACCATGGGAGCCCTGCACGAGGGTCACCTGACCCTCGTGCGCGAAGCCGGACAGCGGGCGGACAAGGTCGTTGCCAGCGTCTTCGTTAACCCGACCCAGTTCGCCGCCCACGAGGATCTGGGCACCTATCCCCGGCGCGAGGCCGAGGACGCCGCCCTTCTGGCCGGCGCCGGATGCGACCTGCTGTTCGCCCCGACGGTGGGCGAAATGTATCCGGACGGCTTCGTCACCTCCGTCGCGGTCGGAGGACCGTCGCAGGGGCTGGAGACGGACTTTCGTCCCCACTTCTTCGGCGGCGTGGCCGTGGTGGTCGCCAAGCTGCTGAACCAGGTCCAGGCCGACGTCGCCGTGTTCGGCGAGAAGGACTACCAGCAACTGATGGTCGTGCGCCGCATGGCCCGCGACCTGGACATTCCGACCGCGATCGTCGGCGCACCCACGATGCGGGATGGCCATGGCCTCGCCCTGTCGTCGCGCAACGCCTACCTGTCGGAGCCCGAACTCGACGTCGCCCGCTGCCTTAACGGCGTCCTCGCCGAGGCCGCCATCAAGGCTGCCGACCGACGTCCCCTGGCCGCCGTCGAGCGCGACGCCTACTCGGACCTGCTCAAGGCCGGCTTCGAGCGGGTGGACTATGTCGCCGTGCGCCAGGCGGACAATCTGGCCCCGTTCCCGAACGGTGTCGTCGAGGCACCGGCGCGCATTCTGGCGGCGGCCTGGGTGGGAAAGACACGCCTGATCGACAATCTGGCCGTGTGA
- a CDS encoding SPOR domain-containing protein: MLRPVLVGLAGLATASCGMVEGDPNRFESMAQAVASVPLDGSSRPSRKASEGSIRPAVVDAAAIANPGALKVEVMDPHALWDARDLGLRGAVEQAAPAMVEAAAPVVTQAVLQQVSDRLPTMRPTRAVEEESVRMSTAGPSETLQLGAFSSPSAARAAWSRIRAAGASVADLTPAFETVDVDGRTLTRLKVTTSGEAARAVCRAADAADLGCLRRG, from the coding sequence ATGCTTCGTCCAGTGCTCGTCGGTCTCGCCGGCCTCGCGACCGCGTCGTGCGGCATGGTCGAGGGCGACCCGAACCGGTTCGAGTCCATGGCCCAGGCCGTGGCCAGCGTACCGCTGGATGGGTCCAGCCGGCCCTCGCGGAAGGCGTCCGAAGGCTCGATCCGCCCGGCCGTCGTCGATGCCGCCGCGATCGCCAACCCCGGTGCGCTCAAGGTCGAGGTCATGGACCCCCATGCCCTGTGGGACGCCCGGGACCTGGGCTTGCGCGGGGCCGTGGAACAGGCGGCACCGGCGATGGTCGAGGCCGCCGCACCGGTCGTGACACAGGCGGTGCTGCAGCAGGTGTCGGACCGTCTGCCGACGATGCGCCCGACGCGTGCCGTGGAAGAAGAATCTGTGAGGATGTCGACGGCCGGCCCGAGCGAGACCCTGCAACTTGGGGCGTTCTCCAGCCCCTCGGCGGCCCGGGCCGCCTGGTCGCGCATCCGCGCGGCCGGCGCGTCGGTCGCCGATCTGACGCCCGCGTTCGAGACCGTCGACGTCGATGGTCGCACCCTGACCCGGCTGAAGGTCACCACCTCCGGCGAGGCGGCCCGTGCCGTCTGTCGCGCCGCCGACGCGGCCGATCTGGGGTGTCTGCGCCGGGGCTGA
- a CDS encoding division plane positioning ATPase MipZ, whose translation MTQPSQHQAQVIVVGNEKGGAGKSTLAIHIACGLMHAGRKVAILDLDLRQRSMAHFFSHRAAWTAANGVTLPMPVQPDLGDGKALARAEEAEQLARFEAAFSEAVVSGAEVILIDTPGGDTALSRAAHARADQIVTPMNDSFVDFDMLGTVDPVTLDLLKPSTYSESVWEARKHRAIKEGRHAAIDWIVVVNRMAVAEARNRRRLEERMLKLAKRVGFRVGPGLRDRVIYRELFPFGLTVADLSNEVRPVAVSLAHVAARQEMRNLMQALGLDDVSLPALEAA comes from the coding sequence ATGACGCAGCCCTCCCAGCACCAGGCTCAGGTCATCGTCGTCGGCAACGAAAAGGGCGGGGCGGGCAAGTCCACCCTGGCGATCCACATCGCCTGCGGCCTGATGCACGCGGGCCGGAAGGTCGCGATCCTGGACCTGGATCTGCGGCAGCGGTCGATGGCCCATTTCTTCTCGCACCGGGCGGCCTGGACGGCCGCCAACGGCGTCACCCTGCCCATGCCGGTGCAGCCGGACCTGGGCGACGGCAAGGCCCTGGCACGGGCCGAGGAGGCCGAGCAACTGGCGCGGTTCGAGGCGGCTTTCAGCGAGGCGGTGGTGTCCGGGGCCGAGGTCATCCTGATCGATACGCCGGGAGGGGACACCGCGCTGTCGCGCGCCGCCCATGCCCGTGCCGACCAGATCGTGACGCCGATGAACGACAGCTTCGTCGATTTCGACATGCTGGGCACCGTCGATCCCGTGACCCTCGACCTGCTCAAGCCCTCGACCTATTCCGAGAGCGTGTGGGAGGCCAGAAAGCACCGCGCGATCAAGGAGGGCCGCCATGCCGCCATCGACTGGATCGTCGTGGTCAACCGCATGGCCGTGGCCGAGGCGCGCAACCGCCGTCGTCTGGAAGAGCGGATGCTGAAGCTGGCCAAGCGCGTCGGTTTCCGCGTCGGGCCGGGGCTGCGCGACCGGGTCATCTATCGCGAGCTGTTCCCCTTCGGCCTGACCGTGGCGGACCTGTCCAACGAGGTGCGGCCTGTGGCGGTGTCGCTGGCCCACGTCGCGGCGCGCCAGGAGATGCGTAACCTGATGCAGGCCCTGGGCCTGGACGACGTCAGCCTGCCGGCGCTCGAAGCCGCTTGA
- a CDS encoding J domain-containing protein: MSLIWLVLAGIVVWALIRLGRQTEGPRRGHWRVAATLVSAALLVGGVLALTKGAWVSGAGLVGAALWLVVASRMRTAAVKREAIGDAEARSILGVGTGASPEQVNAAWRRLMGRAHPDQGGTEGLAAKLNAARDRLLKK; this comes from the coding sequence ATGAGCCTGATCTGGCTCGTGCTGGCGGGCATCGTCGTGTGGGCGCTGATCCGACTGGGTCGCCAGACGGAAGGACCGCGCAGAGGTCACTGGCGGGTCGCGGCGACGCTCGTGTCGGCCGCCCTGCTGGTCGGCGGCGTCCTGGCGCTGACCAAGGGCGCATGGGTCAGCGGTGCCGGCCTGGTCGGGGCGGCGCTTTGGCTGGTGGTGGCCTCGCGGATGCGGACGGCGGCGGTCAAGCGCGAGGCGATCGGCGATGCCGAGGCGCGGTCGATCCTGGGGGTCGGGACCGGGGCCTCGCCCGAACAGGTCAATGCCGCCTGGCGTCGATTGATGGGGCGGGCCCACCCCGATCAGGGCGGCACCGAGGGGCTGGCGGCGAAGCTGAACGCCGCGCGGGACCGGTTGCTGAAGAAGTAG
- a CDS encoding carboxyl transferase domain-containing protein: MPKLTSAVDPASAAFKALHAHNTALNAELRARVEKAGRGGSDASRDRHVARGKLLPRDRVERLLDPGSPFLEVGQLAANGMYGDEAPGAGMICGVGRVSGREVMIVANDPTVKGGAYFPMTVKKHLRAQEIAEQNHLPCVYLVDSGGANLPHQAEVFPDRDHFGRIFFNQARMSAKGIPQIACVMGSCTAGGAYVPAMSDETVIVRNQGTIFLAGPPLVKAATGEVISAEELGGAETHGRKSGVVDYVAENDEHALEIVRGIVGHLNTVKRVDLDVREPRAPAFDAEELYGLIPDDVRAPYDVREVIARVVDGSEFEEFKALYGTTLVCGFARIWGYPVAILANNGVLFSESALKGAHFIELACKRKIPLVFLQNISGFMVGGKYEAGGIAKDGAKLVTAVASANVPKFTVLIGGSFGAGNYGMCGRAYSPRFLFTWPNSRISVMGGEQAAAVLATVHRDADSWTPEQAEAFKAPVRQKYEDEGNPYYATARLWDDGIIDPAQTRDMLGLAISASLNAPVEDTTFGIFRM, from the coding sequence ATGCCGAAGCTGACCTCCGCCGTCGATCCTGCCAGCGCCGCCTTCAAGGCGCTGCACGCCCACAACACTGCCCTGAACGCCGAGCTGCGCGCTCGGGTGGAGAAGGCGGGCCGGGGCGGCTCCGACGCCAGCCGGGACCGGCACGTCGCACGCGGCAAGCTGCTGCCGCGGGACCGCGTCGAGCGGCTGCTGGACCCCGGCTCGCCCTTCCTCGAAGTCGGGCAGCTGGCCGCCAACGGCATGTATGGCGACGAGGCTCCCGGAGCCGGGATGATCTGCGGCGTCGGGCGGGTGTCGGGTCGCGAGGTCATGATCGTGGCCAACGATCCGACGGTGAAGGGCGGCGCCTATTTCCCGATGACGGTGAAGAAGCACCTGCGGGCCCAGGAGATCGCCGAGCAGAACCACCTGCCGTGCGTCTATCTGGTCGACTCGGGCGGGGCGAACCTGCCGCACCAGGCCGAGGTGTTTCCCGACCGCGACCATTTCGGCCGTATCTTCTTCAACCAGGCCCGGATGTCGGCCAAGGGCATCCCCCAGATCGCCTGCGTCATGGGATCGTGCACGGCCGGCGGGGCCTATGTGCCGGCCATGTCGGACGAGACGGTGATCGTGCGCAACCAGGGCACCATCTTCCTTGCCGGCCCGCCGCTGGTGAAGGCCGCGACGGGCGAGGTCATCTCGGCCGAGGAACTGGGCGGGGCGGAGACGCACGGCCGCAAGTCCGGCGTGGTCGACTATGTCGCCGAGAACGACGAGCACGCTCTGGAGATCGTGCGGGGCATCGTCGGCCATCTGAACACCGTCAAACGGGTCGATCTGGATGTGCGCGAGCCCCGGGCCCCGGCGTTCGATGCCGAGGAGCTGTATGGTCTGATCCCCGATGACGTGCGGGCGCCCTACGACGTGCGCGAGGTCATCGCGCGGGTGGTCGACGGGTCGGAGTTCGAGGAGTTCAAGGCGCTGTACGGCACCACCCTGGTCTGCGGCTTCGCCCGCATCTGGGGCTATCCGGTCGCCATCCTGGCCAACAACGGCGTGCTGTTCTCGGAGAGCGCGCTGAAGGGGGCGCACTTCATCGAACTGGCCTGCAAGCGGAAGATCCCGCTGGTCTTCCTGCAGAACATCAGTGGCTTCATGGTCGGCGGAAAATACGAGGCGGGCGGGATCGCCAAGGACGGGGCCAAGCTGGTGACGGCGGTCGCCTCGGCCAATGTGCCCAAGTTCACGGTCCTGATCGGCGGCAGCTTCGGGGCCGGCAACTACGGCATGTGCGGCCGGGCCTATTCGCCGCGCTTCCTGTTCACCTGGCCCAACAGCCGGATCAGCGTGATGGGCGGCGAACAGGCGGCGGCGGTGCTGGCTACCGTCCACCGCGACGCCGACAGCTGGACCCCGGAGCAGGCCGAGGCCTTCAAGGCTCCGGTGCGCCAGAAATATGAGGACGAGGGCAATCCCTACTATGCCACGGCCCGGCTGTGGGACGACGGGATCATCGATCCGGCGCAGACGCGGGATATGCTGGGGCTGGCGATCAGCGCCAGTCTGAACGCGCCGGTCGAGGACACGACCTTCGGCATCTTCCGGATGTGA
- a CDS encoding DUF2200 domain-containing protein: MATNTTDRVRRMSVSSVHVHYVNKAERKGRTRAEVDEVIRWLTGYSQDQLEALLTAGTDFETFFAEAPTMNPNRFLITGTICGHRVEAIEDPFMREVRHMDKLVDEVSKGKAMAKILRSPPA, translated from the coding sequence ATGGCGACCAACACGACGGATCGCGTCCGCCGCATGAGCGTGTCCAGCGTCCACGTCCACTATGTGAACAAGGCCGAACGCAAGGGCCGCACGCGGGCGGAGGTGGACGAGGTCATCCGCTGGCTGACGGGCTATTCCCAGGACCAGCTGGAGGCCCTGCTGACGGCCGGAACGGACTTCGAGACCTTCTTCGCCGAGGCCCCCACGATGAACCCGAACCGCTTCCTGATCACCGGGACGATCTGCGGCCACCGGGTCGAGGCGATCGAGGACCCGTTCATGCGCGAGGTGCGCCACATGGACAAACTGGTCGACGAGGTCAGCAAGGGCAAGGCGATGGCGAAGATCCTGAGATCTCCGCCCGCCTGA
- a CDS encoding enoyl-CoA hydratase-related protein, which produces MADPTENDLNALDITDAEALEMNAISHPLVPDPAPDANDDLVQVDGTADGVVFVTINRPHKKNAFDAATIAALHETFETLGGADNVRVVFIRGAGGTFSAGADLGWMRDAAGWSESDNRDDAMMLAKMLKALHDIPALTVALVEGAAMGGGAGIVCACDMAVAVEGTRFAFSEVKLGLIPATIAPYVIEAVGARRAKQLFLTANIFDADYAAHAGIIDMVLPEGSMDEFVSMLTDSLTQNAPGAMGEAKRLVNDLAGESIDRGLMEDTARRIAKARVSKEGQEGVLAFLEKRSPSWAE; this is translated from the coding sequence ATGGCCGACCCCACCGAAAACGACCTGAATGCCCTGGACATCACCGATGCCGAGGCGCTGGAAATGAATGCGATCTCGCACCCGCTGGTGCCCGATCCGGCCCCGGACGCGAACGATGACCTGGTGCAGGTCGACGGCACGGCCGACGGGGTGGTGTTCGTCACCATCAACCGGCCGCACAAGAAGAACGCCTTCGACGCCGCGACCATCGCCGCCCTGCACGAGACCTTCGAGACGCTGGGCGGGGCCGACAATGTGCGGGTGGTCTTCATCCGGGGCGCGGGCGGGACCTTCAGCGCGGGCGCGGACCTGGGCTGGATGCGGGACGCCGCCGGCTGGTCCGAGAGCGACAATCGCGACGACGCCATGATGCTGGCCAAGATGCTGAAGGCGCTGCACGACATTCCGGCCCTGACGGTCGCCCTGGTCGAGGGCGCGGCGATGGGCGGCGGGGCGGGCATCGTCTGCGCCTGCGACATGGCGGTGGCGGTCGAGGGGACGCGGTTCGCGTTCTCCGAGGTCAAGCTGGGCCTGATCCCGGCGACGATCGCGCCCTATGTGATCGAGGCGGTCGGCGCGCGCCGGGCCAAGCAGCTGTTCCTGACGGCCAACATCTTCGACGCCGACTATGCCGCCCACGCCGGGATCATCGACATGGTCCTGCCCGAGGGGTCGATGGACGAGTTCGTGTCGATGCTGACCGACAGCCTGACCCAGAACGCGCCCGGCGCGATGGGCGAGGCCAAGCGGCTGGTCAACGATCTGGCCGGCGAGTCGATCGACCGCGGCCTGATGGAGGACACCGCCAGGCGCATCGCCAAGGCGCGGGTGTCGAAAGAGGGTCAGGAGGGCGTGCTGGCCTTCCTCGAAAAGCGCAGCCCGAGCTGGGCGGAGTAG